The region GTTTATAATACACTTGTTAAACTCCTCTCAAAATTAATAGGAGAGATAATGAAAAAAATAATCTTATCAGCAATACTTACTACTAGTTTTGTTTTTGCACATCAAATAACAGCAAAACTAGAAAATAATGTTTATAGTGCTCAGTTTTGGGCACATGGAAAATATGATAATTTTGATATCAAACAACTAAAAGGTGCTACTGCTTATGATCAAAATAACCAAGAGATAAAAACAGGAATTGATTATTCAAAGGGTACACAATTATTTATGGCAAAAAAACCTGCGATGATAGCTTTATCTTTTGATGCTGGATATTGGACTAGAACTGATAAAGGTTATGAAAATATAGAACCAAGCAAATATAAAGGTATGGTTTTTAATACTTTAAAAAGTATCAAATATGGAAAAAGATATTTCTCTTGGAGTGATTCATTTATAAACCCTGTAGGTTTAAGTATGGAAGTTGTGCCTTTAATCAATCCTTTAAACATAAAAAAAGGTGAAAAACTACCAGTTTTAGTTTTAAAAGATGGGGAAGCTTTACAAAATGCAGGTTTCGAAACATCTGATTATGAGGATTTAGATATAAAAACAAATAAATTTGGTATTGCATATATACCTGTAAAATCAACTGGATTACAAATAATTGCAGCAAAATATTATTCAAGTGAAATAAATGATCCAAATGTAAATAATATTACTATTCAAAGTAGTATCTCTTTTGAGGTAAAATAGTGATAAAAAAGTATCTTATTGCATTTTTGATTTCAAATATTTCATTATTTGCGCATGGTATTTTTTATAATGTAGTAGAGGGAGCGATTAGTATTCATCTCTCTTCTGCTAATAATATTAGTATAAGTGATGCAGAAGTAAAAGTTTTTGCCCCAGGAGGAAGTTTAGCTTATGCAAAAGGATATACTGACATAAATGGAAATTTTGCTTTTATGCCTGATAGTGCAGGCACATGGCATGTAAAAGTTTCTATGTCAAGTGATCATGGGAACCACGAAAAAGAGTTTAATATTGAATTATCAGATGATTATAAAGTTAAAGATTTTGATAAACTTCCTATAGAAAGGTATTTAGGTATCTTAAGTATTTTAGGAATTATCTTTGGTATTTTTGGTGCATTTAGTTTTTTTCAAAGAAAGAAAAGTTAAGCATTATTGATTTTAATATAAATTTTGTATACTAATATTTTAAATATTGAGGATATGAAATGAAAAATATTTTTATTATAACTATAGTTGTTGTTGCTATTGGATATATGTTTGTTTTGATGAAAGATAGATTTGATAATATCAAAGAAACAAACCAAAAAATAGCACAACAAAAAAAATAAGCTAGATATTTCTTTCGTATTATCTAGTTTTAACGAATTTCTTTATACAATCACACCACTAAAACTAAGGAAATTGACTATGAATTTAATGGTATTTGGTGCACCAGGTGCAGGTAAAGGTACACAAGCAAAATTTTTAATTGAAAAGTATGATATCCCACAAATCTCTACAGGGGATATTTTAAGAGCTGCTATTGCAGACAAAACTGAAATGGGAATGGAAGCTAAAAAGTTTATGGATGAGGGTAAATTAGTTCCTGATTCAACTATTATTGGTATTATCAAAGATAGATTAGCTGAGGATGACTGTAAAAAAGGTTTTATTCTTGATGGTTTTCCAAGAACTTTAGCTCAAGCAGAAGCTTTAAGTGAACTAATGGAAAAAATGGCTATCTCTTTAGATAAAGTTATTTCATTAAATGTTCCAGATGAATTAATCGTAGGAAGAATCACAGGAAGAAGAGTTTGTTCAAAATGTGGAGCATCTTTCCATGTTGAATTTAATCCTTCAAAAGAGGAAAATGTATGTGATTACTGTGGTGGTGAACTTATTATCAGAAAAGATGATAATGCTGAAACTGTAAAAAGCAGACTTGGTGCATACCATGAGCAAACAGCTCCATTAATTGAGTTTTATACTAAGATGGGTGTTATGGTAGAACTTGATGGTACAAAAGATGTATCAGAAGTTACAGCAGATATGTTTTCTGCAATTGAAGCTTAATCAAAACCTCTTATGAGTTGAAGTTTTACTTCAACTCAATCTTACAAACTGCAATATTTCTATAGCATTTGAAAATTTTTTGTTAATATTGATTTATGAATTTAACTAATGAACAAAAAGAGATACTAAAAGCTGTCTCAAAATATAAAAATATAAAAATAAACGCTTTTGCAGGCACAGGGAAGACTACAACTTTAAGATGTATAGCAAATGAGTATAAAGATAGAAAAATTCTTTATCTAGCATTTAACAGTGCAATTAAAAACGAA is a window of Halarcobacter sp. DNA encoding:
- a CDS encoding adenylate kinase; translated protein: MNLMVFGAPGAGKGTQAKFLIEKYDIPQISTGDILRAAIADKTEMGMEAKKFMDEGKLVPDSTIIGIIKDRLAEDDCKKGFILDGFPRTLAQAEALSELMEKMAISLDKVISLNVPDELIVGRITGRRVCSKCGASFHVEFNPSKEENVCDYCGGELIIRKDDNAETVKSRLGAYHEQTAPLIEFYTKMGVMVELDGTKDVSEVTADMFSAIEA
- a CDS encoding DUF4198 domain-containing protein, producing the protein MKKIILSAILTTSFVFAHQITAKLENNVYSAQFWAHGKYDNFDIKQLKGATAYDQNNQEIKTGIDYSKGTQLFMAKKPAMIALSFDAGYWTRTDKGYENIEPSKYKGMVFNTLKSIKYGKRYFSWSDSFINPVGLSMEVVPLINPLNIKKGEKLPVLVLKDGEALQNAGFETSDYEDLDIKTNKFGIAYIPVKSTGLQIIAAKYYSSEINDPNVNNITIQSSISFEVK